Proteins co-encoded in one Astyanax mexicanus isolate ESR-SI-001 chromosome 1, AstMex3_surface, whole genome shotgun sequence genomic window:
- the rgs3a gene encoding regulator of G-protein signaling 3a isoform X10, which yields MAKDMKNRLAFLRRRNESPGSTPAGKLDKTMKSSVKPTPEEALKWGESLDKLLVHKYGLAAFRAFLRTEFSEENLEFWLACEDYKKIKSQSKMASKAKKIFAEYIAIQSCKEVNLDSYTREHTKENLQNITRSCFDLAQRRIYGLMEKDSYPRFLRSELYMDLVNQKKASTTSTASSS from the exons AT ggccAAAGACATGAAGAACAGGTTGGCTTTTTTGAGGAGGAGGAATGAGTCTCCTGGAAGCACTCCGGCCGGCAAGCTGGACAAAACCATGAAGTCCTCGGTCAA GCCCACCCCGGAGGAGGCGCTCAAGTGGGGGGAATCTCTGGACAAGCTGCTGGTCCACAAAT ATGGCCTGGCGGCGTTCCGAGCATTCCTACGCACCGAGTTCAGCGAGGAGAATCTGGAATTCTGGCTGGCATGCGAGGATTACAAGAAGATTAAGTCGCAGTCCAAGATGGCATCCAAAGCCAAAAAGATCTTCGCCGAGTACATCGCCATCCAGTCCTGCAAAGAG GTCAACCTGGACTCGTACACCAGGGAGCACACCAAGGAGAACCTGCAGAACATCACGCGCTCCTGCTTCGACCTGGCCCAGCGGAGGATATACGGCCTGATGGAGAAGGACTCGTACCCTCGCTTCCTCCGCTCCGAACTCTACATGGACTTGGTGAACCAAAAGAAAGCGAGCACCACGTCGACGGCGTCCTCATCGTAA
- the rgs3a gene encoding regulator of G-protein signaling 3a isoform X9, with translation MFHTMVDFSEKYLERAKDMKNRLAFLRRRNESPGSTPAGKLDKTMKSSVKPTPEEALKWGESLDKLLVHKYGLAAFRAFLRTEFSEENLEFWLACEDYKKIKSQSKMASKAKKIFAEYIAIQSCKEVNLDSYTREHTKENLQNITRSCFDLAQRRIYGLMEKDSYPRFLRSELYMDLVNQKKASTTSTASSS, from the exons ggccAAAGACATGAAGAACAGGTTGGCTTTTTTGAGGAGGAGGAATGAGTCTCCTGGAAGCACTCCGGCCGGCAAGCTGGACAAAACCATGAAGTCCTCGGTCAA GCCCACCCCGGAGGAGGCGCTCAAGTGGGGGGAATCTCTGGACAAGCTGCTGGTCCACAAAT ATGGCCTGGCGGCGTTCCGAGCATTCCTACGCACCGAGTTCAGCGAGGAGAATCTGGAATTCTGGCTGGCATGCGAGGATTACAAGAAGATTAAGTCGCAGTCCAAGATGGCATCCAAAGCCAAAAAGATCTTCGCCGAGTACATCGCCATCCAGTCCTGCAAAGAG GTCAACCTGGACTCGTACACCAGGGAGCACACCAAGGAGAACCTGCAGAACATCACGCGCTCCTGCTTCGACCTGGCCCAGCGGAGGATATACGGCCTGATGGAGAAGGACTCGTACCCTCGCTTCCTCCGCTCCGAACTCTACATGGACTTGGTGAACCAAAAGAAAGCGAGCACCACGTCGACGGCGTCCTCATCGTAA